The Armatimonadota bacterium genome window below encodes:
- the glmS gene encoding glutamine--fructose-6-phosphate transaminase (isomerizing), whose amino-acid sequence MCGIMGYIGERNAVEVLLDGLRRLEYRGYDSAGIAVAHDGAIAVRKTAGKLGRLVELLEREPVEGHVGIGHTRWATHGEPTDTNAHPHADESGRFAVIHNGIIENFLSLREELARRGHVFRSDTDTEILAHLIEEEYRGDLAEAVRRAVQRARGAYALVAMCAQEPDRLVAVRMISPLVVGFGLGEMLLASDIPALLPYTRDVLVVEDGEMVVITKDGARLLRLDGTPVRRDRVHVTWSAEQAERAGYPHFMLKEIFEQPQVLAETLMGRITPEGRIYLEDVHFPEGFVEGLEKVWITACGTAFHAGLYGRMLLERLVRIPVEADYAHELRYRDPLLGPGTLTVTISQSGETADTLAAARLCRARGSRILAITNVVGSTLSREAHDVLYIRAGPEIAVASTKAYLAMLVAQVLLALFLRERRMGYDPGLHQALLQELQHLPAKVQEVLNDQEDIIQLARRICEAEHLYFIGRGLDYAVALEGSLKLKEISYLHSEAMPAGELKHGTLALITHGTPVVVVLTQREVYEKTVSSLQEVKARGGYVIAVAYADDGEVGKHADVVLRVPRTHDLLSPVLAILPLQLLAYHVARERGHDIDQPRNLAKSVTVE is encoded by the coding sequence ATGTGCGGCATCATGGGGTACATCGGGGAGCGCAACGCGGTGGAGGTATTGCTGGACGGCCTGCGGCGCCTGGAGTACCGGGGGTACGACTCTGCGGGGATCGCGGTGGCCCATGATGGCGCCATCGCGGTCCGGAAGACCGCGGGCAAGCTGGGGCGTCTGGTGGAGCTCCTGGAGCGGGAACCTGTGGAGGGCCACGTGGGGATCGGGCACACCCGCTGGGCCACGCACGGGGAGCCCACGGACACCAACGCCCACCCTCATGCGGACGAGTCCGGGCGGTTCGCGGTGATCCACAACGGCATCATCGAGAACTTTCTTTCCCTCCGGGAAGAGCTGGCACGTCGGGGGCATGTCTTCCGCTCGGACACGGACACGGAGATCCTCGCCCACCTCATCGAGGAGGAGTACCGGGGGGATCTCGCGGAGGCCGTTCGCCGGGCGGTCCAGCGGGCCCGGGGCGCTTATGCCCTCGTGGCCATGTGCGCGCAGGAGCCGGATCGCCTGGTGGCCGTGCGGATGATCAGCCCGCTCGTGGTGGGCTTCGGCTTGGGCGAGATGCTCCTCGCCTCCGACATCCCCGCCCTTCTCCCTTACACCCGGGACGTGCTGGTGGTGGAGGACGGGGAGATGGTGGTGATCACGAAGGACGGGGCACGGCTGCTCCGACTGGACGGCACCCCCGTGAGACGGGATCGGGTGCACGTGACCTGGAGCGCGGAGCAGGCGGAGCGCGCGGGGTATCCGCACTTCATGCTGAAGGAGATCTTCGAGCAGCCCCAGGTCCTGGCGGAGACCCTGATGGGCCGGATCACCCCCGAGGGCCGCATCTACCTGGAAGACGTGCATTTCCCAGAGGGGTTCGTGGAGGGGCTTGAGAAGGTCTGGATCACCGCGTGCGGCACCGCCTTCCACGCGGGCCTGTACGGCCGGATGTTGCTGGAGCGCCTGGTCCGGATCCCCGTCGAGGCGGACTACGCCCACGAGCTCCGCTACCGGGATCCCCTCCTGGGACCGGGCACGCTCACCGTGACCATCAGCCAGTCCGGGGAGACCGCGGACACCCTGGCGGCCGCGCGCCTGTGCCGGGCCCGGGGCTCCCGGATCCTGGCCATCACCAACGTGGTGGGCAGCACCCTAAGCCGGGAGGCCCACGACGTCCTCTACATCCGGGCGGGCCCGGAGATCGCGGTGGCCAGCACGAAGGCCTACCTCGCCATGCTGGTCGCCCAAGTACTCCTGGCCCTCTTCCTCCGGGAACGCCGGATGGGGTACGATCCGGGCCTGCACCAGGCCCTGCTCCAGGAGCTGCAGCACCTGCCCGCCAAGGTCCAGGAGGTCCTGAACGACCAGGAGGACATCATCCAGCTGGCGCGCCGGATCTGCGAGGCGGAGCACCTCTACTTCATCGGCCGCGGCCTGGACTACGCGGTGGCCCTCGAGGGTTCCCTCAAGCTCAAGGAGATCAGCTACCTCCACTCGGAGGCCATGCCTGCGGGCGAGCTGAAGCACGGGACCCTCGCCCTCATCACCCACGGCACCCCCGTGGTGGTGGTGCTGACCCAGCGGGAGGTGTACGAGAAGACGGTCAGCAGCCTCCAGGAGGTGAAGGCCCGGGGCGGGTACGTGATCGCCGTGGCCTACGCGGACGACGGGGAGGTCGGCAAGCACGCGGATGTGGTCCTCCGCGTTCCCCGCACCCACGACCTCCTGAGCCCCGTCCTGGCCATCCTGCCCCTGCAGCTGCTGGCCTACCACGTGGCCCGGGAACGCGGCCACGACATCGATCAACCCCGCAATCTCGCCAAGAGCGTCACCGTGGAGTAA
- a CDS encoding Trm112 family protein has translation MVDPELLEWLVCPVCKTPVRPEGDRLVCTRCGRRYPVREGIPVMLVEEAEGSEGA, from the coding sequence ATGGTGGACCCGGAGCTCCTCGAGTGGCTCGTGTGCCCGGTTTGTAAGACCCCGGTCCGCCCGGAGGGGGATCGTCTGGTCTGTACCCGCTGCGGTCGGCGCTACCCGGTCCGGGAGGGCATCCCCGTGATGTTGGTGGAGGAGGCGGAGGGATCCGAGGGCGCGTGA
- a CDS encoding holo-ACP synthase produces the protein MRILGIGVDLVEVPRVQRALARWGERFVARVFTESERLRAGEGPNRVLRLAARFAAKEAVMKALGTGRKGVGWREIEVTNDPTGRPRVRLWGRAARVARRKGIREVHVSLTHGHQYAAAFAVAEGEEPGEGEG, from the coding sequence GTGAGGATCCTCGGCATCGGCGTGGACCTGGTGGAGGTTCCCCGGGTTCAGCGGGCCCTGGCGCGGTGGGGGGAGCGGTTCGTGGCGCGCGTCTTCACCGAGTCCGAGCGACTCCGGGCGGGCGAGGGTCCCAACCGGGTCCTCCGGCTCGCCGCCCGGTTCGCGGCCAAGGAGGCGGTGATGAAGGCCCTGGGAACCGGCCGCAAGGGGGTGGGCTGGCGGGAGATCGAGGTCACCAACGATCCCACGGGCCGACCCCGGGTACGGCTTTGGGGCCGGGCGGCCCGGGTCGCCCGGCGAAAGGGGATCCGGGAGGTACACGTCTCCTTGACGCACGGACACCAGTACGCCGCGGCCTTCGCGGTCGCGGAGGGAGAGGAACCGGGGGAGGGGGAGGGATGA
- a CDS encoding NAD(P)H-hydrate dehydratase, with translation MKLVTSEQMRMIERRASEVGIPTAVLMEHAGRAVAQVACEFLRERGGGRVLVICGKGNNGGDGLCAARHLQNAGVPVRGILLARDQDLSGDAAANLRVARAAGIEVDNVVGPVDTALRAALGGYQLVVDAIFGTGFRGPAVGLAARAIEAINESRVPVLAVDVPSGLEADTGRVEGPCVRAAVTVTMGFPKVGMVVHPGAEFCGRVVVADLGIPRALVEALEIRAELSTVAQVRTLLPPRAPDTHKGTYGRVLLVGGSTWFSGAPRLMALGALRAGAGLVRLVVPESIFPAVASSVVEAMPLGLPDEGGVLCNASLEPILELVHEADVVGIGPGMTTRGDVPHLVREVIRGSPRPVVLDADGLNVLAGHPEVLREARSPVVITPHPGELARLLGVSSAEIQRGRIHAAQSASRITGAVTVLKGARTVVAEPNGRLVVIPTGNPGMATGGMGDVLTGAIAALIGQGLGPFDAAWVGAFLHGAAGDLVAASLGDRGLLAREVADAIPVVIRRIHEGTMPEPVTYLHAARPR, from the coding sequence ATGAAGCTGGTGACCTCGGAGCAGATGCGCATGATCGAGCGTCGCGCCTCAGAGGTCGGGATTCCCACCGCGGTGCTCATGGAGCACGCGGGCCGTGCGGTGGCCCAGGTGGCCTGCGAGTTCCTCAGGGAACGGGGCGGCGGCCGGGTGCTGGTGATCTGCGGCAAGGGCAACAACGGCGGGGACGGGCTGTGCGCGGCCCGGCACCTGCAAAACGCGGGCGTCCCCGTGCGCGGGATCCTGCTGGCCCGGGACCAGGACCTCTCCGGGGATGCGGCCGCGAACCTCCGGGTCGCCCGGGCAGCGGGGATCGAGGTGGACAACGTGGTGGGCCCGGTAGACACCGCCCTCCGGGCTGCTCTGGGCGGTTATCAGCTGGTGGTGGACGCCATCTTCGGCACGGGTTTCCGGGGGCCCGCGGTGGGCCTGGCGGCCCGGGCCATCGAGGCCATCAACGAGTCCCGGGTTCCCGTTCTGGCCGTGGACGTCCCCTCGGGGCTGGAAGCGGACACCGGTCGGGTGGAGGGGCCTTGCGTGCGGGCCGCGGTCACCGTCACCATGGGGTTTCCGAAGGTGGGGATGGTGGTGCATCCAGGTGCGGAGTTCTGCGGCCGGGTGGTGGTGGCGGACCTCGGGATTCCCCGCGCCCTGGTGGAGGCTCTCGAGATCCGGGCGGAGCTCAGCACCGTGGCGCAGGTCCGCACCCTCCTCCCCCCCCGGGCCCCCGATACCCACAAGGGGACCTACGGCCGGGTGCTGCTGGTGGGGGGAAGCACCTGGTTCAGCGGCGCCCCACGGCTCATGGCCCTGGGAGCCCTGCGAGCGGGCGCGGGCCTGGTGCGGCTCGTGGTGCCGGAATCCATCTTTCCCGCGGTGGCCAGCTCCGTGGTGGAGGCGATGCCCCTCGGGCTTCCGGACGAAGGGGGGGTTCTCTGCAACGCCTCCCTGGAACCCATCCTGGAGCTCGTGCATGAGGCGGATGTGGTGGGAATCGGCCCGGGGATGACGACCCGGGGAGACGTCCCGCACCTGGTTCGGGAGGTGATCCGGGGTAGTCCCCGTCCCGTGGTCCTGGACGCGGACGGCCTCAACGTGCTGGCGGGACACCCGGAGGTCCTCCGGGAGGCCCGTTCTCCCGTGGTCATCACCCCGCATCCCGGAGAGCTCGCCCGGCTGCTGGGCGTCTCCTCCGCGGAGATCCAGCGGGGACGGATCCACGCGGCCCAGTCCGCCTCCCGGATCACCGGGGCCGTGACCGTGCTCAAGGGAGCCCGCACCGTGGTGGCGGAGCCCAACGGTCGGCTGGTGGTGATCCCCACGGGGAACCCCGGGATGGCCACGGGCGGGATGGGCGACGTGCTCACGGGCGCCATCGCGGCCCTCATCGGCCAGGGCCTGGGCCCGTTCGACGCCGCCTGGGTGGGTGCCTTTCTCCACGGGGCCGCGGGCGACCTCGTGGCGGCCTCCCTGGGCGACCGGGGACTCCTGGCCCGGGAGGTGGCGGACGCCATTCCCGTGGTCATCCGGCGCATCCACGAAGGGACGATGCCCGAACCCGTGACCTACCTCCATGCGGCCCGCCCGCGTTGA
- the alr gene encoding alanine racemase encodes MRPARVEVDLAAVRHNVVTVCGVLGRSTQLMAVVKADAYGHGMVPVARAAVEAGAAWLGVAFPPEAKALRQAGISAPVLVLGPATPEEMLELAPQQVSFSVFSPGSLEAARQAAARSSFGIAVHLEVDTGMRRFGFPPEEAVPAADAIASTPGLHLEGIYTHFATADEDPAFARTQLRRFQEVLGALESKGHRVPFRHAANSAATFTLPDAHYDLVRVGIALYGLSPGVSTPALRPALRLVAQVVQVRRVPEGTRVGYGGTYRTPRETTLVTVPVGYADGLPRSLSGRGRAFLRETLVRYAGRVCMDALMLDVGDLPVEEGDEVELLGPHVPVEEVASACGTIPHEIVSRLSPYLPRVYR; translated from the coding sequence ATGCGGCCCGCCCGCGTTGAGGTGGATCTGGCCGCCGTCCGTCACAACGTGGTGACGGTGTGCGGGGTCCTGGGCCGGTCTACGCAGCTGATGGCGGTGGTGAAGGCGGACGCTTACGGGCACGGGATGGTTCCCGTGGCGAGGGCCGCGGTGGAGGCGGGAGCGGCGTGGTTGGGGGTGGCTTTCCCCCCGGAGGCGAAGGCCCTGCGGCAGGCCGGGATCTCCGCTCCCGTGCTGGTGTTGGGGCCCGCGACGCCGGAGGAAATGCTGGAGCTCGCCCCTCAACAGGTTTCCTTCTCGGTCTTCTCCCCCGGGAGCCTTGAGGCCGCGCGGCAGGCCGCGGCCCGGTCCTCCTTCGGGATCGCGGTCCACCTTGAGGTGGACACCGGGATGCGGCGGTTCGGATTCCCGCCCGAAGAGGCCGTGCCCGCGGCGGACGCCATCGCCTCCACGCCCGGCCTGCACCTGGAGGGAATCTACACGCACTTCGCCACCGCGGACGAGGATCCCGCTTTCGCCCGGACCCAGCTGCGGCGGTTTCAGGAGGTCCTTGGGGCCCTGGAGTCGAAGGGCCACCGCGTACCCTTCCGACACGCGGCCAACAGCGCCGCCACCTTCACCCTCCCCGACGCCCATTACGACCTGGTGCGGGTGGGGATCGCCCTCTATGGCCTTTCTCCCGGCGTGAGTACTCCGGCGCTGCGGCCCGCGCTGCGCCTGGTCGCCCAGGTGGTCCAGGTGCGGCGGGTCCCCGAGGGCACCCGGGTCGGGTACGGGGGCACCTACCGCACCCCCCGCGAAACCACCCTCGTCACGGTGCCCGTGGGGTATGCGGACGGGCTTCCCCGCTCGCTCTCCGGCCGCGGGAGGGCCTTTCTCCGGGAGACCCTCGTGCGGTACGCGGGACGGGTTTGCATGGATGCCCTGATGCTGGACGTGGGCGACCTCCCCGTGGAGGAGGGGGACGAGGTGGAGTTGCTGGGGCCTCACGTGCCCGTGGAGGAGGTGGCTTCCGCCTGCGGCACCATCCCCCACGAGATCGTCTCCCGCCTCTCCCCGTACCTCCCCCGGGTCTATCGGTAG
- the pxpB gene encoding 5-oxoprolinase subunit PxpB, which produces MRLVPFGRGAVLVDLGEEISPRMLARVLSVDRVLQGVPGVRETVPAYGSVLAFFEKSADVQAVEKALAGQMGEPEPLPGDRVREIPVAYGGVHGPDLDRVAAWAGLSPEEVVELHCGTEYLVYMLGFAPGFPYMATVPDRIAAPRLPRPRTVVPSGSVGVAGRLTGIYPAPTAGGWNLLGRTPLLIFDPTRSPPALLEVGDRVRFSPIPQEEFREPSLPPMPPLGHRPAIAVLRGGLCTTVQDLGRYGYRRYGVPPSGAMDPEALRAANESVGNPPEAAGLEFTWPGPVLEALVDLVVAVGGADFAPEVGGSPVPLNRPVRWRRGEVVRFRGRRRGMWAYLAVGGGIRVPPVLGSRSTHVRARLGGLEGRPLRTGDVLPVGHGLGVGTPPSSEPTRGPVRVLPGPHLGAFAAGAFERFVASAYTVSAHSDRSGYRLEGPRIPHAGPGEILSQGMLPGAVQVPPDGQPIVLMRDGPTTGGYPVLAVIPEEELGRFAQYGPGEVVRFTPG; this is translated from the coding sequence ATGCGTCTGGTTCCCTTCGGCCGGGGCGCGGTGCTGGTGGATCTGGGAGAGGAGATCTCGCCCCGGATGCTGGCCCGGGTGTTGAGCGTGGACCGAGTCCTGCAGGGGGTCCCGGGAGTGAGGGAGACGGTTCCAGCTTACGGCTCGGTCCTCGCCTTCTTCGAGAAATCGGCGGACGTGCAGGCCGTGGAGAAGGCCCTCGCGGGGCAGATGGGAGAGCCTGAGCCCCTCCCGGGCGACAGGGTCCGGGAGATCCCCGTCGCCTACGGGGGAGTCCACGGCCCGGACCTCGATCGGGTGGCCGCGTGGGCAGGCCTGTCCCCGGAGGAAGTGGTGGAGCTCCACTGCGGCACGGAGTACCTGGTGTACATGCTGGGATTCGCCCCGGGATTCCCGTATATGGCCACCGTACCCGATCGCATCGCAGCACCCCGCCTCCCGCGACCCCGAACGGTGGTACCCTCAGGGTCCGTAGGGGTCGCGGGGAGGCTTACGGGGATCTACCCCGCGCCCACGGCGGGGGGATGGAACCTCCTTGGGCGCACCCCCCTCCTGATCTTCGACCCCACGCGATCGCCGCCCGCGCTCCTGGAGGTGGGGGATCGGGTGCGGTTTTCCCCCATCCCTCAGGAGGAGTTCCGCGAGCCCTCCCTCCCTCCCATGCCCCCGCTCGGGCATCGGCCCGCCATCGCGGTCCTCCGGGGCGGCCTATGCACCACGGTGCAGGACCTGGGGCGCTACGGGTACCGGCGCTACGGGGTCCCGCCCTCGGGAGCCATGGATCCGGAGGCCCTAAGGGCTGCCAACGAGTCCGTGGGCAACCCACCGGAGGCCGCGGGCCTGGAGTTCACCTGGCCCGGACCGGTCCTGGAGGCGCTCGTGGACCTGGTGGTGGCGGTTGGGGGCGCGGACTTCGCCCCGGAGGTGGGGGGGAGTCCGGTGCCCCTCAACCGGCCCGTGCGGTGGCGGAGGGGCGAGGTGGTCCGGTTTCGGGGCCGGAGGCGGGGCATGTGGGCCTACCTCGCGGTCGGCGGCGGGATCCGGGTTCCTCCCGTATTGGGAAGCCGCAGCACCCACGTCCGGGCCCGGCTGGGAGGACTGGAGGGTCGGCCCCTTCGGACCGGAGACGTGCTCCCCGTGGGGCACGGGCTGGGGGTCGGGACGCCCCCCTCGTCCGAGCCCACGAGGGGCCCTGTCCGGGTCCTTCCGGGTCCGCACCTCGGAGCCTTCGCGGCCGGTGCCTTCGAGCGGTTTGTGGCTTCCGCTTACACGGTGAGCGCGCACAGCGACCGCTCCGGCTACCGTCTGGAGGGCCCCCGCATCCCCCATGCAGGCCCCGGTGAGATCCTCTCCCAGGGCATGCTCCCCGGTGCCGTCCAGGTCCCTCCGGACGGGCAACCCATCGTCCTGATGCGGGATGGGCCCACCACGGGCGGATATCCCGTGCTCGCGGTGATCCCGGAGGAGGAGCTGGGTCGGTTCGCGCAGTACGGACCCGGGGAAGTGGTGCGGTTCACCCCGGGCTGA
- the nagZ gene encoding beta-N-acetylhexosaminidase, whose product MGDLHDLLGQRFVVDFAGTELDPAVERLVREGRVGGVILFPKNVASPEQVRRLIADLQGLAREASLPPLWITVDQEGGWVNTLRDVPLCPSPMALGASGEEADAYRAGRITGAVLRWLGINANHAPVLDVNTNPRNPIIGPRSFGEDPHAVARLGCAYLQGLRSRGVLGIVKHFPGHGETEVDSHLDLPVVRKGKADLEQVELVPFRASFEAGAEALMTAHVLYPALDPDLPATFSPRILRTLLRREMGFEGVVFTDALGMGAVRRRWSRAEAVVLSLLAGVDVVLNLGSPEEQWAGIEAAREAARQGQLASAELRASARRIGRLKDRYAVPPPSEPASLPELHQEALELARRGLTLLRAGRVPLPPGPTAVLSLGVEEAARDVFVGELRALRPGVEVVTSLREALGMWETLVVLTPGWRGTAYAGTVRELWTHYRDRLVVVGAGAPYELAAFPGVATYLAAYGPDPGSLRAAAWALVGRLAPTGRLPVTVPGALA is encoded by the coding sequence ATGGGCGATCTCCACGACCTCCTGGGCCAGCGGTTCGTGGTGGACTTCGCGGGGACGGAATTGGACCCGGCGGTGGAGCGCCTGGTTCGGGAAGGGAGGGTGGGTGGGGTGATCCTCTTTCCCAAGAACGTGGCTTCTCCCGAACAGGTGAGAAGGCTCATCGCGGACCTGCAGGGGCTCGCCCGCGAGGCCTCCCTCCCCCCTCTGTGGATCACCGTAGACCAGGAGGGCGGGTGGGTGAACACCCTCCGGGACGTTCCCCTCTGCCCCTCCCCCATGGCGCTGGGCGCCTCCGGGGAGGAGGCCGATGCGTACCGGGCAGGGCGCATCACGGGAGCCGTGCTCCGGTGGCTGGGAATCAACGCCAACCATGCCCCCGTCCTGGACGTGAACACGAACCCGCGGAATCCCATTATCGGCCCCCGATCCTTCGGGGAGGATCCCCACGCGGTGGCGCGGCTGGGATGCGCGTACCTGCAGGGCCTCCGGTCGCGCGGGGTCCTCGGGATCGTGAAGCACTTCCCCGGGCACGGCGAGACCGAGGTGGACTCTCACCTCGACCTTCCCGTGGTCCGCAAGGGGAAGGCAGACCTCGAGCAGGTCGAGCTCGTGCCCTTCCGGGCCTCCTTCGAGGCGGGAGCGGAGGCCCTCATGACCGCCCACGTCCTCTACCCCGCCCTCGATCCGGACCTCCCAGCCACCTTCTCCCCCCGCATCCTGAGGACCTTGCTGCGGCGGGAGATGGGGTTTGAGGGCGTCGTGTTCACAGATGCCCTGGGCATGGGGGCCGTGCGGAGGCGATGGAGCCGGGCGGAGGCGGTGGTGCTGAGCCTTCTGGCTGGTGTGGACGTGGTCCTGAACCTGGGGAGCCCCGAGGAGCAGTGGGCCGGGATCGAGGCGGCTCGGGAGGCGGCCCGGCAGGGCCAACTCGCCTCCGCGGAGCTCCGGGCCAGCGCCCGGCGCATAGGCCGTCTCAAGGATCGGTACGCGGTGCCCCCTCCGTCAGAGCCCGCATCCCTTCCCGAGCTGCACCAGGAGGCGCTCGAGCTCGCCCGGCGGGGCTTAACCCTCCTCCGGGCAGGCCGGGTTCCGCTTCCCCCCGGGCCCACCGCCGTCCTCTCCCTGGGCGTGGAGGAAGCGGCCCGGGACGTCTTCGTCGGGGAGCTCCGGGCCCTCCGACCCGGGGTGGAGGTGGTCACGTCCTTGCGGGAGGCGCTGGGAATGTGGGAAACCCTAGTGGTCCTCACTCCGGGGTGGCGCGGGACGGCGTATGCCGGCACCGTCCGGGAGCTGTGGACCCACTACCGGGACCGGCTGGTGGTGGTAGGAGCCGGGGCCCCGTACGAGCTCGCCGCCTTCCCCGGCGTCGCGACGTATCTCGCGGCCTACGGACCGGACCCCGGAAGCCTCAGAGCTGCGGCGTGGGCGCTCGTGGGGCGCCTGGCTCCCACCGGCCGACTCCCGGTCACCGTTCCCGGAGCTTTGGCATGA
- the nagA gene encoding N-acetylglucosamine-6-phosphate deacetylase codes for MILAAGRVIGATREFAPGHVVVESGLITAMGEGIPRDADWVFPAGTLVPGFLDLQLNGSFGVDCLTADETQVEKLSRDLAATGTTGFLATLVSAPMDRLRGAVRTLRRARPKGAALLGIHLEGPVLNPGRCGAHDPRYLRAPDDPEVWSLIADALPDLQVCTLAPELPGAEALIRRLVQERVVVAIGHTDATYEETRRALDHARMVTHLFNAMRGLHHREPGVVGAVVEDPRCRVGLIPDGVHLHPAVVRMVYRLVGPDRIILTTDACAAAGMPPGTYTLGGREISVGSDGVPRLPDGTLAGSGLRMDEGVANLVRWGIPLSDAVRSAATTPARLLGLADRGAIAPGLRADLVVLDEDYRAVLTLVAGEIVHPAGA; via the coding sequence ATGATCCTGGCGGCGGGTCGCGTCATCGGCGCCACGCGGGAGTTCGCACCCGGCCACGTGGTGGTGGAATCCGGCCTCATCACGGCGATGGGGGAAGGGATTCCCCGGGATGCGGATTGGGTTTTCCCCGCGGGGACCCTTGTCCCCGGATTCCTCGACCTCCAGCTGAACGGGAGCTTCGGCGTGGATTGCCTGACCGCGGACGAGACGCAGGTGGAGAAGCTGTCCCGGGACCTTGCGGCCACGGGGACCACGGGGTTCCTCGCGACCCTGGTGAGCGCCCCCATGGACCGGCTCCGCGGTGCCGTGCGGACGCTGCGCCGCGCACGGCCTAAAGGGGCTGCGCTCCTGGGCATCCACCTGGAAGGACCCGTGCTCAACCCCGGCCGGTGCGGAGCCCACGATCCCCGTTACCTGCGGGCCCCGGACGACCCGGAGGTGTGGAGCCTGATCGCGGACGCCCTCCCGGACCTGCAGGTTTGCACCCTGGCCCCGGAGCTCCCGGGCGCGGAGGCCCTGATCCGGCGGCTGGTTCAGGAGCGGGTCGTAGTGGCCATCGGCCACACGGACGCCACCTACGAAGAGACCCGGCGGGCCCTGGATCACGCCCGCATGGTCACGCACCTCTTCAACGCCATGCGGGGTCTGCATCACCGGGAGCCGGGGGTCGTGGGCGCGGTGGTGGAGGATCCCCGGTGCCGGGTAGGCCTCATCCCGGACGGCGTGCATCTCCACCCCGCGGTGGTCCGGATGGTGTATCGGCTGGTGGGACCGGACCGGATCATCCTCACCACGGATGCCTGCGCCGCCGCGGGCATGCCACCCGGCACGTACACCCTCGGAGGTCGGGAGATCTCCGTGGGCTCCGACGGGGTCCCGCGACTCCCGGACGGCACCCTGGCCGGCAGCGGGCTGCGGATGGATGAGGGGGTCGCGAACCTCGTGCGGTGGGGGATCCCGCTCTCGGACGCGGTGCGCAGCGCGGCTACGACCCCCGCGCGGCTGCTTGGCCTTGCGGATCGGGGCGCCATCGCGCCGGGGTTGCGGGCGGATCTCGTGGTGCTGGACGAGGATTACCGGGCGGTTCTCACCCTGGTGGCGGGGGAGATCGTCCACCCGGCAGGGGCGTGA